From the genome of Anopheles funestus chromosome 2RL, idAnoFuneDA-416_04, whole genome shotgun sequence:
AATGCATGCACAAACATCGTAATGGTAACATTATCCGGCATCATCGCTGAAACCAAACACTACAGGCGTTGGAACGTTTCAGCACACAACCCCACGATCGGGAACTCCGGTAGACCTGGTCTGACAGATACGCCTCGCCGCTCGTCACCGTTGCGCGGTGACTCCGTCTATCGCGTTCGTTTGTGTATACCGATTTTTGATCAGCTGAGAGGGTCGTCTGTTCGTGGAAACGGTTCACATTTCTGCCTTCACTCCGTAGCCAACAAGTGCCTGTTTCGTTTCAGCGATGTTTTCCGTTCCTGTTTACCTATTTAACACGATATTttctaaaaagaaacaaccgaCACGGCAATAACACTACTTACACGTTAGAGAATCAAACCGGAAAAGAACATGACAGTTCGTTCTGTCTTCAACCCTGCGCTGCGGTGacgtttgcttgttttcctGTGGCGGTCATTTTGGTTGTGTCAAAGTGTGCGTTTCGGAAACgcaaactttttgaaaaagaCGCTCCCGATTCCCATCGTCttgcttttattaattttatattgctTTTAGAGCATaatatttgttaaattgcAACTATTCTCCTTGCTTGAAAGACAGCTAATATCAATGAGCTAAAAACGGAACGAATGTTTGCCAACTGGAGCTTCCGGTTGGAAGTCCATTTGGAGAAGACAGGATTTCTACCATGCATTCATATGACGCCGGAAGAAGTTAAAGATTTCCGCGAGATTGACTCTGAATCTGCAGAGGTTAAGCAGGTGAAAGGGGTTTGCGGAATTAAGAATGTGGGATATTCATTGCAGAGCAGTTCGGATCAAAAATATATCGGATTACCAACTGGAATTTGTAAAACAGAATCGATTTGCGTTGGGCATTTGGAAGGCGTTGCAAAATGAATTTGCACGAATGGGTATTTGCGGACAATTTTTCTTGCTAAAGATATTGTCGGCACTTAAAGATAATCAATCAGCAATTGCTACAGCTGCTTCGGACACGCCGTCAAAGAAGCTGAACACTACTGAAGTAAAACTTGGTACAATGTAACAAATTCAGCGTACGATTCAAGCCTAATGGAGATCAACCTGCAGATCTGCTGACTAAGGATCTTCCACCAGCTACATTTAAAAAGCATTGACTATCTTTGGGAATACAGTATCTAGTGAATAACTTGAGGAGAGCTGTTAAGATACAACTACTTTCTCTTTAGTTGAAAGACAGCTAATATCAATGAGCTAACAAGACATACATAAACGCATGCAATAGATGTTATGTGTTAAGAGAACAACTTGTGTTTGATCAAATTGAGCGCTTCTAAAGAAGTGACCAGTAAAAATTGTACGAAAATCAATCatgtaaaatgtaatgtaaaatgtgattgaaaaaggaaaaaatctgATTTATGTGGAATATTCGAAAAACGTTGGGGATATCTCGGTCAAATCCGGCAAACAGCCGTCATGGCCGAACCGGTCCGTCGCTGTCAAGTTCGCTGTCAACCAACCTCTTGTACAACCATTTTGCGGGCCTGTGTATTTGTTGGTAAAATGTCCGCCGCTTGAAGCCTGAAATATTTGTGCAAGTTTGTTATCTGTGTAATTGTCTGGCATTATACGTGTAATTGCTGGTTCTCTACTGGTCGTAGATTAACTCGTCCTAGCGCTGCGATCATTTCGCAGTAGGAACTTTGTAGGCGAACAGTGCAAACAAAGGGGTAGATTCCCCACTGGCTTTACACGCCATGAGCAACTCggagagcagcagcagcagcagcggcagcaaaaATGCAAAGTCAGAAGAAAATCAGGATGAGCTGATTATAAAACAACAGCGCGAAATCGAACAAGAGGTATGTGACGCCCGACACTGCTGTCCTTGGTGAGACAATTTCTCATGTTTCTACTACCTCCGTTTTAGATTGCTCATTCCAATCCGCTAGTCAGTGAGTCGCAGCCGATCTCCAGTCTCAACCAGGAGTACCTGGACGATCCTGTCTACATATCAAAAATTAAAGATCTCTCCTCCAAGTACCGAGCGATTCGGCGCAGCCGTCCAGATGGGAACTGCTTTTTCCGAGCATTTGCTTACGCTTACCTGGAATATTTGGTGCGAAACAAGGACGAATTTCAAAAGTTCTATGAATATGCATCCAAATCCCGGGAACGGTTAACGGAGGCCGGCTTTCCACCGTTTACGATCGAAGACTTTTATGAAACGTTTATGGAGGTGATTAACAAGGTGAAGCCGGAAGGCGATGACATCGCTACTGCCCTCAGCGAGCTGCACAAGCTGTTCAACGAGCAGGGCTACTCGGATTATGTCGTCGTGTATCTGCGATTGATTACCTCGAGCCATCTGCAGGAGAAGGCCGACTTTTATCAGAACTTCATCGACGGTAACATCACGATTGTGGAGTTTTGCCACCAGGAGGTGGAGCCCATGTACAAGGAATCGGATCACATTCACATCATCGCTATCTGCTCCGCACTGGATGCCGGTGTGCGGGTCGAGTATATGGATCGGGGCGACGGTGATCAGGTGATTGCTCACGATTTTCCGGATGGCTTCAAACCGAACGTCTATCTGTTGTACCGTCCGGGACATTACGATATTTTGTACCCCAACAGTCAGCAGGCGTAAGGTATGCGCAACCTAGGATGCCTGGTGCCGGTAGTTCGGTGCATAATTTAAGGCGTATAAATATCCTGCTGCATGGATGCATACCAACCATACCAACGAAACGTGTCTACTATGATGTCTCTTTGTTTCCTGCAAGCCAACCTTGGATCATTCAGTACTATACTACACTTCGTCGATACTAGCAAGCTACTCAATATAAATACAATGTACGGAAGAATCGtaataaatcaaaccacaaCTCCTGATCAATTTTTCAGTGAGAAAAATGCTTCGTATTTATTTAAACgacagtgtgtttgtgtgtctaaTTAAGCTTCTATCTCACCGAGATACAATGTTTTATCGCTCGATCCTGACACGATGATCGGTTCCGTAGGGTGAAAGTCGATATCATTAACGCTACCATTATGTCCTGGCAATTTGTACAGAATGCGACGCGATGTTGTGTCCCATATGTACACGAATCTATCTGCCGAACCTGCGCTAATCTTCAATCCATCCGGCGACCAGCCACATCTGAGCAAGTTCTTCTCAAAGTTGTGCTGATGGCCTGTGAACACCTTTACACACCGCTCGCCGGGTACATAAGGACGAATGTCCCAGATGCGCAATGTGTTGTCCATGGAGTTGCTAAGCACGTACGAGCCATCGGGCGACAGCGAAAGACCAGTCACCGTGTCCGTGTGGCCACGCAGTCGATATACAATCTCCTTTTTGCGTATATCCCACACCTTAATCTCATTATCGATCCCTCCTGAGATGACCTGTTCGGCTGTGTCGTTGAAACATACCGCAGTCACTTGGTATGTGTTATCGAACGTGCTCACGACGTGTCTTTTTCGTGCATCCCATATTTTGATCGACGAATCATCCGAACCGGAAACGATTAGTGTCGGCCCACGGCGTGCACCACAGCAACTGTTTACGAAGTGTGTATGGCCCTTCAGTTTGCGTATGCGAGTGCACGTTGGTACGTCCCACACGCCAACCACTTTGTCTGTGGCGCACGTATAAATGTTGGAACCATCCGGAGAAAAATGTGCTTCCATTACTGCTCCCGAATGGCCACTCAGTACACCAACATTTTCGCACTCGTCGTACACTTTCCAAAGAACTgataaacaaagaaacaatccATTTTAATACTGTTGTCGAAAATTAATGTtctggttgttttttgtgtgatacTTACAAATTTGTCGATCAAACCCCGTCGACAGTAAATGTTCTCCTTCCGGATGAAATTCGGTGGAAAATATCTCCCCACCATGACCCTCCAGTAGCATAATCGGTCCCAATAATCCGGATGTACGCTCAACATTctgtgaaaggaaaaacatagaTTAGAATACCATTTGATTGAAACCACCGAATCCGGACGATCAATTGTACCTGTTCGAGAAGTTGTTTGTCTTTGGCCGTGTACGCTACGATATCTGTGCGAGATTTCTTCGCATTTGCTACCGGAACTAACGCGTCTGATGGACGTTTTATTGCAGCGGCATTCATGTTGGTTATTTCAGCttaaatttctaaattttcaGCAAATAGAAAAGAATGTTTTCACTACGTTTTCCGGCCAAACAGCGTCTCTGGTTTGTTGTGACATTCAATTAAATGACATTTGGTGTGCTATAAAAAGAGCTCCCCACTGAATTAAATTTGCCggacaaatatttaaatttttctcctattttatgttttattcgaaatttgcttttaaatattgttaattaaaaattaaattaaatagctAAATTGTTAATTTAGGTCTGTTTATTTCCCataaacgattgaaaatgacACTGTGCCAGCGACTGTTGGATGACAGCCGACTGTTTGTAGGAACACGATGGGAATGAAACGAAGATTTTGTTCCACACGCGTTTGGTGAATCAAGTCGGTGTAGCAGTGCACTTTAATCAGTGAATTAATCGCTGAATTCTTGCGTTTAGTGTTTTAATTGGCCAAAAAACAGGAAATTAACTGCACGAAGATGGTTGTGAAACCGGGAATGACCGCGATGAAACCGCAGGGACAGGCTTACAAGGATAAAAGCAAACCGGCTGACATCCGTCTGAGCAACATCAATGCTGCCAAAGGTGGGTGTAATTGGAATCTGTGGAATAAGCAATGGGACTATGCCGAAGTATGGAAAAGGCTCACGTGCTTTGCTTTTGTGTAATATGAGCTAAAGAAACCCATTCGAATGTTATGGAAATGGAGTAAATAAACTTGTTTTTGGGCAATCGTTCGAGAACATTTGCTTTCTTCGCTTGTGCTATGCATGTTCACTGCATCAAATCGAAGTAATTTATCAGCCAAATTCTATTCATAAACCATTTTTACTAAAATTATGGATGCTCAGCGGCAAACAATAGTTCTTTTCCTAAATATGAAGCCATTGTTGGTTACCCAATGTTTGCTTCGACTATTTTACTGTTTTCTGACAACATAACCTCAATGTTGTGAGTCATATGATACGTTCCTTCGTATGTCATACGCCGGGTTCATTTATGTTTATAACTTTTGCAGCCGTTTCCGATGCTATCCGCACCAGCTTGGGACCGCGTGGCATGGACAAGATGGTGAGTAATACGAGAAAGACTGTTGTACGagattgttttaattgaatcgttttaaattcattacaGATTCAAGCATCGAATGGTGAAGTTACCATCACCAACGATGGAGCTACGATCCTGAAACAGATGAACGTCATTCATCCAGCCGCCAAGATGTTGGTGGAACTGTCTCGTGCACAAGACGTGGAGGCTGGAGACGGTACCACATCGGTTGTCGTCGTGGCCGGCGCTTTGCTGGAGGCGGTTGAAAAGCTGCTGCAGATGGGAATCCATCCGACAGCTATCTCGGAAGCGTTTCAACGTTGTTCCGCTAAGGCGGTGGAGATTCTGACCGAAATGTCCCGCCCGGTGGAACTGAACGATCGTGAATCGCTGATCAAGAGTGCATCGACCTCGCTGAACTCAAAGGTGGTCTCGCAGCACAGCAGCATGTTGGCCCCGATTGCAGTTGATGCCGTATTAAAAGTAACTGAATCACACGCCCAAGCGTCGGTAGACTTGAAGAACATAAAAATCATCCGCAGCCTTGGTGGCACTATCGAGGATACGGAGCTTATCGATGGGCTTGTGTTCACACAACGCTCTTCGGGTATGAATGGGCCAAAGCGTGTCGAAAAGGCAAAGATTGGTTTGATTCAGTTCTGCATATCTGCACCGAAAACAGATGTAAGTACCCATTGGATCAGGCATCAGGCACAAACAACTTATCATCTTTTGTCCACATCTTTTAGATGGATCATAGCGTGATTGTGTCCGATTATGCTGCGATGGATCGAGTGTTGAAGGAGGAACGAGCCTATATCCTGAACATTGTCAAGCAAATCAAAAAGTCAGGCTGTAACGTACTGCTGGTACAGAAATCAATCCTCCGTGACGCGGTTTCGGATCTGGCCCAACATTTCCTGGACAAAATCAAGGTCATGGTCGTTAAGGATATTGAACGTGAAGACGTTGAGTTTGTCTGCAAAACGCTTCATTGTCGACCGATCGCCTCCCTGGATCATTTCGTCGCCGAGAACATGGTGAACGCGGATTTGGTCGAAGAAGTGGCCAGTGGTTCGACAAAGTTCGTGAAAGTGACCGGTATTCAGAATATGGGACAAACCGTGTCGATCGTTGTACGTGGATCGAACAAGCTGGTCCTGGAGGAAGCGGACCGTTCCCTCCACGATGCGTTGTGTGTGGTGCGTTGTTTGGTGAAGAAGCGTGCCCTTATCGCTGGTGGAGGAGCTCCCGAGATTGAAATGGCTCTACAACTGGCAGCTTACGCTCAAACGCTACAGGGTGTCGATGCGTACTGTTTCCGCGGATTTGCGAACGCACTTGAAGTAATTCCTTCTACGTTAGCCGAAAATGCTGGACTGAACCCGATAGCTACCGTTACAGAGCTGCGTAATCGTCACGCACAGGGTGAGAAGAATGCAGGAATTAACGTGCGCAAGGGTGCGATTACAGACATCCTGGCGGAGAACGTCGTACAGCCACTGCTGGTGTCCATCTCGTCGATAACGCTCGCATCCGAGACGGTGCGTTCGATCCTGAAGATAGATGACATCGTGAATACCATGCAATAAGCAGAAGCAGCTCCGTATTTATCAGTTACTCGTCAGGGCGCGGTCACATAACCGCATCACTAACCCACGAATGCGTTCATTCTTAACTCACCCAACACGCATTTATGTGCACCTTCCTATACACGCTTCTTAAGTCGCCTTGCAGAACACTTTCCTTTCGGATACGATTCGGAATcattaaaaaacacacccacacattAATCGTTTGTTTGTAATGTTCGTATTCGCATCTTCtcttaataaacaaaaccttaAAGTAACCATCGTGGTGTGGATTATTTCTTTGACGCCATAGGCTCGAAAGCGTCTGGCATTCGTTCGATAACGTAGCGGTTTACAGCCACGTTCATGATCGGCACACCAGGAATTTTACGAATGCGGCGTTTCAGATCCTTATCGTTGGTAGCCACTATGTAGCATTTGTGCTGAGTAACTCGCTGCACAAGACAGTCATCGGCGTATGTACCCCTGTGCATACAGTGCAACCGCTCAAAACGTGGATCTTTTATGATGCGGAGAGCTAATTTGTACTTTTGTCCAAGCTTCTCCAACTCAGCCACCACACAGTCCGTAATGTACGGTATACACTTCGCGTACAGACAGTCCATCATGGTTTTGATGATATCAAGCTTGTTTTTGATGCTGAAATTCACGAAGTTCGTGTCGACCAGTACGTGGTACGGTGGGCCGAGTTGTGTGTTGTATTGGAAGAACATTGCCGAATTGCCTTGGGGTCGTTCGACCAGTTTTGGCTCATCACTGTcgcgttttttcttctgtttcgcTGCGGAACGGTCCGCAGGTTTTAGCCGGGCATCGGTAGATTTGATCATCCGTCGCAGCAGCGCCGAACGTTGCTGTTGCAATCTCTTCAGCTGATTTTTGTTAGCCTGAAAACAAGTTTCAAGTGAATCAATTCAGGTAAGCAATTAAAACAAGTGGTTATACCATGATTTTCTCTTTCAGTTAGCCAAAAAATGAGAAATGTAGTCCAATCGAGGGGTGATGAGCTCCGGAACGCGCTGTAGCCACaatccaaaacatgtgttTGTTGTGACATTTGTTGCTGTCATTTCACCGCCAGCCCGGGTGCTATAAAAACCACCAGCCTCTAGTCACCTTGGTGCATACATCAGGTGTCATTTTGGCACTTGACGCAgaggtaaaaaaataaagaaagcaaattacatttattgataaatacagacaaaaaactttgctaaacattttctttcttcgtagCCGTCCAGCCGAGCGCTTTATCTGCGTGTGCGGAAGTGCCATTAATCATCAGCTGAGGTCACACACGTCTGTAAGCGTTTGTCGATAGGCAGTGGATCCCTTTCGTGCACGAACTAGCAAACAACCCCTAAAGTGCACAGTTTGTTCTTCGGAAAAAAAGTTTGGGGTGCGGCACGTAGTGCAAAATAGGTGATATTCGCAGTTAAAGCTCTACAAGCAGGCTAAAAGGTGAAGATGGAAGACTTGAAGGAACAATTTCCTGCATACAACTCCGTGCTGCGACAATCGAATGGACAACAAAGACCGTACCACAGCACCGGTCTTCCGGACTGTCCACCCAATGGGGCAGGAATACCGGGAATGGTGATGATTGGGCGGAAAAATGGGCCAGCCGTGCCGCCAAAACCGCGCAAAAATGGCCAGCAACAAGTTCCTCCTCAGGTCCCGAAAAGCTCAAACGTGAAGCAGTACTGTGAACCATCGTTCTCCACACTGCTCGAAGGCCAAGCCACCAACCTTGACGAGCATGCTTACACAAACGTAACGAACGCTACGAACGGAGCGACAAACACTGCCCGTGGCGGTAAGCTGGGGGCGCGTAAGGTCACCCTTGATGATGCCCTCGAGTTACAGCACGTCAAAGAAGCGCTGGAACATCACAAACGTACGCTGGAAGCGAACCGCTCCAAGTCACTCCAGGGCCAAGGCCCGGAGCATAGTAACACGGTGTACGAAAATACACAACCAGCATCGTACGCAGGCAGTTACGCATCGGACGCAACGTACTCGAATCTTCCCGGAGCGCCACATCCCGGACATcagggaggaaaaaacaatGAAGGACTGATCTATAGCAACATAATGCACAACACGAACCCATCGAAACCGTTTCCTCAGCGACAAATATCGGAAGAATTGCCACCGCCGCCGCCACAGGACATGCCACTCCAGCTGACTTTGAATGCACTCAACTTGGAGGATAACGATGATGAATTCCCACCACCGCCGAGTCCGGTCAGCTCGTCGTACAGCGAGCTAAGGCGAGCTACCGATCTGCCACATATGGGTCGTCAATCGCAACCCACGTACACGTTGGTGGGTCCCGGTGCTGGAGGTGTCGGTGCACCGGGAGGCCAGACATACAGTAATATGGCTCCGGGAAGTCAAATTTACGCCAACAACATGCACCATCAGTCACTGTACGGTACGTACGGCATGAGTTCGCAAGGGTCGACCACGTACGAGTCGATCTACGAACCGATCAATCCACGCCCTCCGAGTCAGATGTCGGGACGATCGAACTACTCGCTGTACGCGCCGTACGTCAACTCGCACGGTATCAACAGTCCGAATGATAGCATCATAACGAGCGCCtcgcagcaacagcaccggGGCCATGGCGGTAACACGATGTCCAAGGGTGCCGAAGTGGACACGCTCACGGATCTGCTGGTACAATCGATACAGGACCAGGAATCGTTCGGCACGTGCGTAAAGTGTGGCGAGCGTGTCGTCGGCGAAAAGAC
Proteins encoded in this window:
- the LOC125763457 gene encoding T-complex protein 1 subunit delta, whose product is MVVKPGMTAMKPQGQAYKDKSKPADIRLSNINAAKAVSDAIRTSLGPRGMDKMIQASNGEVTITNDGATILKQMNVIHPAAKMLVELSRAQDVEAGDGTTSVVVVAGALLEAVEKLLQMGIHPTAISEAFQRCSAKAVEILTEMSRPVELNDRESLIKSASTSLNSKVVSQHSSMLAPIAVDAVLKVTESHAQASVDLKNIKIIRSLGGTIEDTELIDGLVFTQRSSGMNGPKRVEKAKIGLIQFCISAPKTDMDHSVIVSDYAAMDRVLKEERAYILNIVKQIKKSGCNVLLVQKSILRDAVSDLAQHFLDKIKVMVVKDIEREDVEFVCKTLHCRPIASLDHFVAENMVNADLVEEVASGSTKFVKVTGIQNMGQTVSIVVRGSNKLVLEEADRSLHDALCVVRCLVKKRALIAGGGAPEIEMALQLAAYAQTLQGVDAYCFRGFANALEVIPSTLAENAGLNPIATVTELRNRHAQGEKNAGINVRKGAITDILAENVVQPLLVSISSITLASETVRSILKIDDIVNTMQ
- the LOC125763557 gene encoding ubiquitin thioesterase otubain-like, which gives rise to MSNSESSSSSSGSKNAKSEENQDELIIKQQREIEQEIAHSNPLVSESQPISSLNQEYLDDPVYISKIKDLSSKYRAIRRSRPDGNCFFRAFAYAYLEYLVRNKDEFQKFYEYASKSRERLTEAGFPPFTIEDFYETFMEVINKVKPEGDDIATALSELHKLFNEQGYSDYVVVYLRLITSSHLQEKADFYQNFIDGNITIVEFCHQEVEPMYKESDHIHIIAICSALDAGVRVEYMDRGDGDQVIAHDFPDGFKPNVYLLYRPGHYDILYPNSQQA
- the LOC125763593 gene encoding rRNA-processing protein FCF1 homolog — its product is MANKNQLKRLQQQRSALLRRMIKSTDARLKPADRSAAKQKKKRDSDEPKLVERPQGNSAMFFQYNTQLGPPYHVLVDTNFVNFSIKNKLDIIKTMMDCLYAKCIPYITDCVVAELEKLGQKYKLALRIIKDPRFERLHCMHRGTYADDCLVQRVTQHKCYIVATNDKDLKRRIRKIPGVPIMNVAVNRYVIERMPDAFEPMASKK
- the LOC125763434 gene encoding lipoma-preferred partner homolog: MEDLKEQFPAYNSVLRQSNGQQRPYHSTGLPDCPPNGAGIPGMVMIGRKNGPAVPPKPRKNGQQQVPPQVPKSSNVKQYCEPSFSTLLEGQATNLDEHAYTNVTNATNGATNTARGGKLGARKVTLDDALELQHVKEALEHHKRTLEANRSKSLQGQGPEHSNTVYENTQPASYAGSYASDATYSNLPGAPHPGHQGGKNNEGLIYSNIMHNTNPSKPFPQRQISEELPPPPPQDMPLQLTLNALNLEDNDDEFPPPPSPVSSSYSELRRATDLPHMGRQSQPTYTLVGPGAGGVGAPGGQTYSNMAPGSQIYANNMHHQSLYGTYGMSSQGSTTYESIYEPINPRPPSQMSGRSNYSLYAPYVNSHGINSPNDSIITSASQQQHRGHGGNTMSKGAEVDTLTDLLVQSIQDQESFGTCVKCGERVVGEKTGCTAMDKIYHIACFTCHQCQINLQGKPFYGLDGKPYCKEDYLNTLEKCSVCLKPILERILRATGKPYHPQCFTCIVCGKSLDGIPFTVDATNQIHCIDDFHKKFAPRCCVCKLPIMPGPGEDETVRVVALDRSFHINCYKCEDCGLVLSSEAEGRGCYPLDDHILCKSCNAKRVQTLTSHMTTEL
- the LOC125763511 gene encoding U5 small nuclear ribonucleoprotein 40 kDa protein, with amino-acid sequence MNAAAIKRPSDALVPVANAKKSRTDIVAYTAKDKQLLEQNVERTSGLLGPIMLLEGHGGEIFSTEFHPEGEHLLSTGFDRQIFLWKVYDECENVGVLSGHSGAVMEAHFSPDGSNIYTCATDKVVGVWDVPTCTRIRKLKGHTHFVNSCCGARRGPTLIVSGSDDSSIKIWDARKRHVVSTFDNTYQVTAVCFNDTAEQVISGGIDNEIKVWDIRKKEIVYRLRGHTDTVTGLSLSPDGSYVLSNSMDNTLRIWDIRPYVPGERCVKVFTGHQHNFEKNLLRCGWSPDGLKISAGSADRFVYIWDTTSRRILYKLPGHNGSVNDIDFHPTEPIIVSGSSDKTLYLGEIEA